The proteins below come from a single bacterium genomic window:
- the recA gene encoding recombinase RecA, producing MAMDRQQEKAKALELTRAQIEKQFGKGSIMLLGENQVVEGIEPISTGSLALDIALGVGGLPKGRVVEIFGPEGSGKTTVALTTIANAQRKGGVAAFVDAEHALDPVYARLIGVDIDNLLVSQPDTGEQALEITEMLVRSGAVDVVVIDSVAALVPRAEIEGEMGDQHVGLQARLMSQALRKLTGAISKTHTLVIFTNQIRMKIGVMFGNPETTSGGNALKFYSSVRLDIRRIGAITQGEDVVGNHVRVKVVKNKVAPPFKKAEFDILYGEGISKEGDLIELGTAAEIIQKSGAWYSYGDERLGQGKENVRDLLRANPDLYSRIEHKVLVHYGVRTEPAAAADAVAPAAKAAVEGGADEAPKPGRGRRAAATD from the coding sequence ATGGCTATGGACAGGCAGCAGGAGAAGGCCAAGGCCCTGGAGCTGACGCGGGCCCAGATCGAGAAGCAGTTCGGCAAGGGATCGATCATGCTGCTCGGGGAGAACCAGGTGGTCGAGGGCATCGAGCCGATCTCCACCGGCAGCCTCGCGCTGGACATCGCGCTCGGCGTGGGCGGCCTGCCCAAGGGGCGCGTGGTCGAGATCTTCGGCCCCGAGGGCAGCGGCAAGACGACCGTGGCGTTGACCACGATCGCCAACGCCCAGCGCAAGGGCGGCGTGGCGGCCTTCGTGGACGCCGAACACGCCCTGGACCCCGTCTACGCCCGGCTCATCGGCGTGGACATCGACAACCTGCTGGTCTCGCAGCCGGACACCGGCGAGCAGGCCCTGGAGATCACCGAGATGCTCGTGCGCTCGGGCGCCGTGGACGTCGTGGTCATCGACTCGGTGGCCGCCCTGGTGCCGCGCGCGGAGATCGAGGGCGAGATGGGCGACCAGCACGTCGGCCTGCAGGCCCGCCTCATGAGCCAGGCCCTGCGCAAGCTCACCGGCGCGATCAGCAAGACCCACACGCTGGTCATCTTCACCAACCAGATCCGCATGAAGATCGGCGTGATGTTCGGCAACCCCGAGACCACGTCCGGCGGCAACGCGCTGAAGTTCTACAGCTCGGTGCGGCTCGACATCCGCCGCATCGGCGCCATCACGCAGGGCGAGGACGTGGTCGGCAACCACGTGCGCGTGAAGGTGGTCAAGAACAAGGTGGCGCCCCCCTTCAAGAAGGCGGAGTTCGACATCCTCTACGGCGAGGGCATCTCCAAGGAAGGCGACCTGATCGAGCTGGGCACCGCCGCCGAGATCATCCAGAAATCCGGCGCCTGGTACAGCTACGGCGACGAGCGGCTCGGCCAGGGCAAGGAGAACGTGCGCGACCTGCTGCGCGCCAATCCCGACCTCTACTCCCGCATCGAACACAAGGTGCTCGTCCACTACGGCGTGCGGACCGAGCCGGCCGCGGCCGCTGACGCGGTCGCGCCGGCGGCGAAGGCCGCGGTCGAGGGCGGGGCCGACGAGGCGCCCAAGCCCGGACGCGGGCGACGCGCCGCCGCGACGGACTGA
- a CDS encoding RecX family transcriptional regulator, whose protein sequence is MDGTEPGIRLLSLDRGDGEARLALSDGTVLELATSSLPPDLPACGEVLPAALLATLHEAAVRKQIARRLFRELDRRLRTRADLRSRLLAAGYPPGPVDEVLERFEETDVHSDRRFAEAWCRDTLRAKPVGRRLLADRLARSGVPPALAAAVAA, encoded by the coding sequence GTGGACGGGACGGAGCCCGGGATCCGCCTGCTGTCCCTGGACCGCGGCGACGGCGAGGCGCGGCTCGCCCTGAGCGACGGCACGGTGCTGGAGCTGGCGACGTCGTCGTTGCCGCCGGATCTGCCCGCCTGCGGGGAGGTCCTGCCGGCGGCGCTGCTCGCGACGCTCCACGAGGCCGCGGTCCGCAAGCAGATCGCCCGCCGGCTCTTCCGCGAACTCGATCGCCGGCTGCGCACGCGGGCGGACCTGAGGTCCCGCCTGCTCGCGGCCGGCTACCCGCCGGGTCCCGTCGACGAGGTGCTGGAGCGGTTCGAGGAGACGGACGTCCATTCGGACCGGCGCTTCGCCGAGGCCTGGTGCCGCGACACGCTCAGAGCCAAGCCCGTCGGGCGGCGCCTGCTCGCCGACCGCCTGGCCAGGTCGGGGGTGCCGCCGGCGCTTGCCGCCGCCGTCGCCGCCGA